One Cellulosimicrobium protaetiae genomic region harbors:
- a CDS encoding neutral zinc metallopeptidase — MTFQEGGSFEGGRVRKGGGGRRGTMIAGGGIGAVLVALLIAFVGNQTGVDLSALTDGGSDSASEGLGEGQSQYVEDCTAEQANTDLQCELSATAQSLDAFWAEALPQQAGVEYSLPEVVSFERQVSTGCGAATSAVGPFYCPPDQTVYIDVTFYDELTSRFGANDGGLARMYVVAHEFGHHIEQLVGAMDAADRQGSGPESDSVRIELMADCLAGMWAGHAASTVDPDTGVTFLAPITEQQLDDALSAASAVGDDRIQEAATGQVNPEGWTHGSSEQRQRWFTIGYNGGTIQDCNALSASTL, encoded by the coding sequence GTGACTTTCCAGGAGGGTGGCTCGTTCGAGGGCGGGCGGGTCCGCAAGGGCGGCGGCGGGCGCCGCGGCACGATGATCGCGGGCGGCGGGATCGGTGCGGTCCTCGTCGCGCTGCTCATCGCGTTCGTCGGGAACCAGACGGGCGTCGACCTCAGCGCGCTGACGGACGGCGGCAGCGACAGCGCGTCGGAAGGGCTCGGCGAGGGTCAGTCCCAGTACGTCGAGGACTGCACCGCCGAGCAGGCCAACACGGACCTGCAGTGCGAGCTCAGCGCGACCGCGCAGTCGCTCGACGCGTTCTGGGCCGAGGCCCTCCCCCAGCAGGCCGGCGTCGAGTACTCGCTGCCCGAGGTCGTGAGCTTCGAGCGGCAGGTCTCCACCGGCTGCGGCGCGGCGACGAGCGCCGTCGGGCCGTTCTACTGCCCTCCCGACCAGACCGTCTACATCGACGTCACCTTCTACGACGAGCTGACGTCGCGCTTCGGCGCGAACGACGGCGGGCTCGCCCGCATGTACGTCGTGGCGCACGAGTTCGGCCACCACATCGAGCAGCTCGTCGGCGCGATGGACGCCGCGGACCGCCAGGGCTCCGGCCCCGAGTCCGACTCCGTGCGCATCGAGCTCATGGCCGACTGCCTCGCGGGCATGTGGGCGGGCCACGCCGCGAGCACCGTCGACCCGGACACCGGCGTGACGTTCCTCGCCCCCATCACCGAGCAGCAGCTGGACGACGCGCTGTCCGCCGCGTCCGCCGTCGGAGACGACCGCATCCAGGAGGCCGCGACCGGTCAGGTGAACCCCGAGGGCTGGACTCACGGCTCGAGCGAGCAGCGCCAGCGCTGGTTCACCATCGGCTACAACGGCGGCACGATCCAGGACTGCAACGCCCTGTCCGCGTCGACCCTCTGA
- a CDS encoding ABC-F family ATP-binding cassette domain-containing protein, with product MITAHGVELRVGARVLLHEATFQIASGDRIGLVGRNGAGKTTLTKTLAGETQPTAGKITRGNDIGYLPQDPRTGDLDVIAMDRVLSARSLDKIVRQMRETEGAMASADVETHEAAMERYPKLEARFLAAGGYAAESEAHRITSNLGLDDRVLGQPLSTLSGGQRRRIELARILFSGVETLLLDEPTNHLDADSIIWLRDYLKSYSGGFVVISHDVELLRATVNKVFHLDANRGELDQYNLGWDAYLAQRESDERRRRRERQNAEKKAGALLAQGEKMRAKATKAVAAQQMMRRAEKMLAGLEGERQSDKVAKLRFPKPAPCGRTPLTASGLSKAYGSQEVFAGVDLAIDRGSRVVVLGLNGAGKTTLLRILGGVEKPDTGEVHPGHGLKIGYYAQEHDTLDMDATVVENLRHAAPDLTDTQVRSVLGSFLFSGDDAEKPTNVLSGGEKTRLALATLVVSAANVLLLDEPTNNLDPASRAEILGALKTYEGAVVMVTHDDGAVEALEPERVLLLPDGDEDLWSDDYAELVSLA from the coding sequence GTGATCACCGCTCACGGCGTCGAGCTGCGCGTCGGCGCCCGCGTCCTGCTGCACGAGGCGACCTTCCAGATCGCCTCGGGCGACCGGATCGGTCTCGTCGGGCGCAACGGCGCCGGCAAGACGACCCTGACCAAGACGCTCGCGGGGGAGACCCAGCCGACGGCGGGGAAGATCACGCGCGGCAACGACATCGGCTACCTGCCGCAGGACCCCCGCACGGGCGACCTCGACGTCATCGCGATGGACCGGGTGCTCTCGGCCCGCAGCCTCGACAAGATCGTGCGCCAGATGCGGGAGACCGAGGGCGCGATGGCGAGCGCCGACGTCGAGACGCACGAGGCCGCGATGGAGCGGTACCCGAAGCTCGAGGCGCGCTTCCTCGCCGCCGGCGGGTACGCCGCCGAGAGCGAGGCGCACCGCATCACGAGCAACCTCGGCCTCGACGACCGCGTGCTCGGGCAGCCGCTCAGCACGCTGTCCGGCGGTCAGCGCCGCCGCATCGAGCTCGCGCGCATCCTGTTCTCCGGGGTCGAGACGCTGCTCCTCGACGAGCCGACGAACCACCTCGACGCGGACTCGATCATCTGGCTGCGCGACTACCTCAAGTCGTACAGCGGCGGGTTCGTCGTGATCTCCCACGACGTCGAGCTGCTGCGCGCGACCGTGAACAAGGTCTTCCACCTGGACGCGAATCGCGGCGAGCTCGACCAGTACAACCTCGGCTGGGACGCGTACCTCGCGCAGCGCGAGTCGGACGAGCGTCGCCGTCGTCGCGAGCGGCAGAACGCCGAGAAGAAGGCGGGCGCGCTGCTCGCCCAGGGCGAGAAGATGCGGGCCAAGGCCACCAAGGCCGTGGCCGCGCAGCAGATGATGCGCCGCGCCGAGAAGATGCTCGCAGGGCTGGAGGGCGAGCGCCAGAGCGACAAGGTCGCCAAGCTGCGGTTCCCCAAGCCGGCGCCGTGCGGGCGCACGCCGCTCACCGCGAGCGGGCTGTCCAAGGCGTACGGGTCGCAGGAGGTGTTCGCCGGGGTCGACCTCGCGATCGACCGGGGGAGCCGCGTCGTCGTGCTCGGTCTCAACGGCGCGGGCAAGACGACGCTCCTGCGCATCCTCGGCGGCGTCGAGAAGCCCGACACGGGCGAGGTCCACCCCGGGCACGGGCTGAAGATCGGCTACTACGCCCAGGAGCACGACACGCTCGACATGGACGCGACCGTCGTCGAGAACCTGCGCCACGCCGCGCCCGACCTCACGGACACCCAGGTGCGCTCCGTGCTCGGGTCGTTCCTGTTCTCGGGCGACGACGCGGAGAAGCCGACGAACGTGCTGTCCGGCGGGGAGAAGACGCGCCTCGCGCTCGCGACGCTCGTCGTGTCGGCTGCGAACGTGCTGCTCCTCGACGAGCCGACGAACAACCTCGACCCCGCGTCGCGCGCGGAGATCCTCGGGGCGCTCAAGACGTACGAGGGCGCGGTCGTCATGGTCACCCACGACGACGGCGCGGTCGAGGCCCTGGAGCCGGAGCGCGTCCTGCTGCTGCCGGACGGCGACGAGGACCTGTGGAGCGACGACTACGCGGAGCTCGTCTCGCTCGCCTGA
- a CDS encoding SURF1 family protein, producing the protein MTQGTSQEVPSGPTPARATADAHQPRTPRQWVTLAVGVVVLVALCLVAGRWQWNRYVAREAEIERIEANYTSDPVPVDDVLAAPGDALDESDLWRPVTLEGRYATDATVLLRNRPVGGSPGFHVLVPFVTNPTPSAPDGLVVVVDRGFVPLGTDAVTPGDVPVAPAGEVEATVTLRGDEPPSDRDAPDGQVQAISTDQVLAAGPDGAAWADGRTVGAYGQLRTEVPPAAERLEALPKPDTDPGSHLSYAFQWGVFAIGAVAGFWLLVRRDRRDARGEETALTAGDLLAAHDPDAARARREPRSRRPSAEDEEDALIEAQLDGRVGTAQGQRPGQASETSSA; encoded by the coding sequence GTGACGCAGGGCACGTCGCAGGAGGTTCCGTCCGGCCCGACGCCGGCGCGCGCGACCGCCGACGCGCACCAGCCGCGCACGCCGCGGCAGTGGGTGACCCTCGCAGTCGGCGTCGTCGTGCTCGTCGCGCTGTGCCTCGTGGCGGGGCGCTGGCAGTGGAACCGGTACGTCGCGCGCGAGGCGGAGATCGAGCGCATCGAGGCGAACTACACGTCCGACCCGGTCCCCGTCGACGACGTGCTCGCGGCCCCGGGTGACGCGCTCGACGAGTCGGACCTGTGGCGTCCCGTGACGCTCGAGGGCCGCTACGCGACCGACGCGACCGTCCTCCTGCGCAACCGCCCCGTCGGTGGGAGCCCGGGCTTCCACGTGCTCGTCCCGTTCGTGACGAACCCCACGCCGTCGGCACCCGACGGGCTCGTCGTGGTCGTCGACCGCGGGTTCGTCCCGCTCGGCACGGATGCCGTCACGCCGGGCGACGTCCCCGTGGCCCCGGCGGGCGAGGTCGAGGCGACCGTGACGCTCCGGGGCGACGAGCCGCCGTCGGACCGCGACGCGCCCGACGGGCAGGTCCAGGCGATCTCGACCGACCAGGTGCTCGCCGCCGGGCCTGACGGCGCCGCGTGGGCCGACGGCCGGACCGTCGGGGCGTACGGGCAGCTCCGTACGGAGGTTCCCCCGGCCGCGGAGAGGCTGGAGGCGCTGCCGAAGCCCGACACCGACCCCGGGTCGCACCTGTCCTACGCGTTCCAGTGGGGCGTGTTCGCGATCGGCGCGGTCGCGGGCTTCTGGCTCCTGGTCCGCCGTGACCGGCGCGACGCGCGCGGCGAGGAGACGGCGCTCACCGCGGGCGACCTGCTCGCCGCCCATGACCCGGATGCCGCCCGGGCGCGTCGCGAGCCGCGGTCCCGCCGGCCGAGCGCCGAGGACGAGGAGGACGCCCTCATCGAGGCCCAGCTCGACGGGCGCGTCGGGACCGCCCAGGGCCAGCGGCCCGGTCAGGCGAGCGAGACGAGCTCCGCGTAG
- a CDS encoding DUF3099 domain-containing protein → MSTRRTARRSAEAVPSITSAPEPLAADQARRERKYLIQMGIRIVCIFGAILAQGSWLTWVLAVGAIVLPYSAVLVANAGRDQARYDTSPMEHHALPSAGVPGSHGITGSAPHDPENHEEDHR, encoded by the coding sequence GTGAGCACACGACGCACGGCCCGCAGGTCGGCCGAGGCGGTCCCGAGCATCACGTCAGCACCGGAGCCGCTGGCCGCGGACCAGGCGCGCCGTGAGCGCAAGTACCTGATCCAGATGGGCATCCGCATCGTGTGCATCTTCGGTGCGATCCTCGCGCAGGGCAGCTGGCTGACCTGGGTGCTCGCGGTCGGCGCGATCGTCCTGCCGTACAGCGCGGTGCTCGTCGCCAACGCCGGGCGCGACCAGGCCCGGTACGACACCTCGCCGATGGAGCACCACGCGCTGCCCAGCGCTGGGGTGCCGGGGTCCCACGGGATCACCGGCTCCGCACCGCACGACCCGGAGAACCACGAGGAGGACCACCGGTGA
- the fabG gene encoding 3-oxoacyl-ACP reductase FabG, whose product MSEATAPAPRTVVVTGANRGIGRAIAERFVANGDRVATVYRGGDLPEGVFGAVADITDTAAVDAAFTEIEKELGPVEVLVANAGVTHDQLLLRMTDEDFESVIDVNLTGTFRCVRRVSKGMIRLRRGRIVLVSSVIGLYGGAGQVNYASSKAALVGMARSITRELGSRNITANVVAPGFIDTAMTAELPEERQTAYKAAIPAGRFAQADEVAGVVQFLASDDAAYVSGAVIPVDGGLGMGH is encoded by the coding sequence GTGTCCGAAGCCACCGCACCCGCCCCGCGCACCGTCGTCGTCACCGGCGCGAACCGCGGGATCGGCCGTGCCATCGCCGAGCGGTTCGTGGCGAACGGCGACCGCGTCGCGACCGTGTACCGCGGGGGCGACCTGCCCGAGGGCGTCTTCGGGGCCGTGGCGGACATCACCGACACCGCGGCCGTGGACGCCGCGTTCACCGAGATCGAGAAGGAGCTCGGGCCGGTCGAGGTGCTCGTCGCGAACGCGGGCGTCACGCACGACCAGCTCCTGCTGCGCATGACCGACGAGGACTTCGAGTCCGTGATCGACGTCAACCTCACCGGTACGTTCCGCTGCGTGCGCCGCGTGAGCAAGGGCATGATCCGCCTGCGCCGCGGCCGCATCGTGCTCGTGTCGTCCGTGATCGGCCTCTACGGCGGTGCGGGGCAGGTCAACTACGCCTCCTCGAAGGCCGCGCTCGTCGGCATGGCGCGCTCGATCACGCGCGAGCTCGGGTCGCGCAACATCACGGCGAACGTCGTGGCGCCCGGGTTCATCGACACCGCGATGACGGCCGAGCTCCCCGAGGAGCGCCAGACCGCCTACAAGGCCGCGATCCCCGCCGGGCGGTTCGCCCAGGCGGACGAGGTCGCCGGGGTCGTGCAGTTCCTCGCGTCCGACGACGCCGCCTACGTCTCCGGGGCCGTCATCCCCGTCGACGGCGGCCTCGGCATGGGTCACTGA
- the fabI gene encoding enoyl-ACP reductase FabI has product MGLLDGKKLLITGVLTDSSIAFHAARLAQEEGAEVVLSSFGRQMKLTQAFAKRLPAEAPVVQLDVTDQADLDGLADAVREHTDRLDGVVHSIGFAPQSVMGGNFLSGTWEDVATALQVSTFSYKSLAVAAKPLMTDGGAVVGLTFDAQFAWPVYDWMGVAKAGLESANRYLARDLGPDGIRANLVSAGPIRTTAAKSIPGFEQMEDGWPKRAPLGWDQTTAEPAARAVVALLSDWFPATTGEIVHVDGGVHAMGQ; this is encoded by the coding sequence ATGGGTCTGCTCGACGGCAAGAAGCTCCTGATCACCGGAGTGCTCACCGACTCCTCGATCGCGTTCCACGCGGCGCGCCTCGCGCAGGAGGAGGGAGCCGAGGTCGTGCTCTCCTCGTTCGGCCGCCAGATGAAGCTCACGCAGGCCTTCGCCAAGCGCCTGCCCGCCGAGGCGCCCGTCGTGCAGCTCGACGTCACCGACCAGGCGGACCTGGACGGCCTCGCCGACGCGGTGCGCGAGCACACCGACCGCCTCGACGGCGTCGTGCACTCGATCGGCTTCGCGCCGCAGAGCGTCATGGGCGGCAACTTCCTCTCCGGCACCTGGGAGGACGTGGCCACCGCGCTCCAGGTCTCGACGTTCTCCTACAAGTCGCTCGCGGTCGCCGCGAAGCCGCTCATGACGGACGGCGGCGCCGTGGTGGGCCTCACGTTCGACGCGCAGTTCGCGTGGCCGGTCTACGACTGGATGGGCGTCGCGAAGGCGGGCCTCGAGTCCGCGAACCGCTACCTCGCCCGCGACCTCGGCCCGGACGGCATCCGTGCCAACCTCGTCTCCGCGGGCCCGATCCGCACCACGGCTGCCAAGTCCATCCCGGGCTTCGAGCAGATGGAGGACGGCTGGCCGAAGCGCGCGCCCCTCGGCTGGGACCAGACGACGGCGGAGCCCGCCGCGCGCGCGGTCGTGGCCCTCCTCTCCGACTGGTTCCCGGCGACGACCGGTGAGATCGTGCACGTCGACGGCGGCGTGCACGC